In the genome of Rhodoplanes sp. Z2-YC6860, one region contains:
- a CDS encoding cytochrome P450, which translates to MTAGIDFTSQEFFRNPAAAIEKLRASGAVVDAKLPIIGRTWITTTQDIAGQVLKDSETFTLRKDGNVAGMRWWMPRVIRVLSNNMLTTDEPDHSRLRGIVDEAFRRRAVLEMRPHIMALADQLAGELFSDGAPADLMVRYARRLPLSVICELLGLPLADRPKFIAWSNRLINLSSLAGFVLLIPSILSIKHYLEQHIEAVGTSDGEGLIGELVRARKDGAQISNEEMVSTIFLLLFAGHETTTHLIGGSVFELLKNPALRDWLEEDWSRADLAVEEFLRFVSPVQFSKPRFVKRDMELGGAALKRGDKIMAMVAAANMDPDANETPGRLDLARRPNRHVAFGAGIHFCLGHQLARVEGKCALEALFKRWPKLRLATAPADIRWRKRLGIRALEGLPVAAQ; encoded by the coding sequence ATGACAGCCGGTATCGATTTCACCAGTCAGGAGTTCTTCCGCAATCCCGCTGCGGCGATCGAAAAGCTTCGGGCGTCGGGCGCGGTGGTCGACGCGAAACTGCCGATCATAGGCCGCACATGGATCACGACCACGCAGGACATCGCCGGTCAGGTGCTCAAGGACAGCGAGACTTTCACGCTGCGCAAGGACGGCAACGTCGCTGGCATGCGCTGGTGGATGCCGCGGGTGATCCGCGTGCTCTCGAACAACATGCTGACGACCGACGAGCCGGACCACAGCCGGCTGCGCGGCATCGTCGACGAGGCGTTCCGCCGGCGCGCCGTGCTTGAAATGCGGCCGCATATCATGGCGCTGGCCGATCAACTCGCCGGCGAGCTGTTCTCGGATGGGGCGCCTGCCGACCTGATGGTGCGCTATGCGCGGCGGCTGCCGCTGTCGGTGATCTGCGAATTGCTTGGCCTGCCGCTCGCCGACCGGCCGAAGTTCATCGCCTGGTCGAACCGGCTGATCAACCTGTCGAGCCTTGCGGGCTTCGTGTTGCTCATCCCGAGCATTCTTTCGATCAAGCACTATCTGGAGCAGCACATCGAAGCCGTTGGTACGAGCGACGGCGAGGGGCTGATTGGCGAGTTGGTCCGGGCAAGGAAGGACGGCGCGCAGATCAGCAATGAGGAGATGGTTTCGACCATCTTCCTGCTGCTGTTCGCCGGCCACGAAACCACCACGCACCTGATCGGCGGCTCGGTGTTCGAGCTTCTGAAGAATCCGGCGCTGCGCGATTGGCTCGAGGAAGACTGGAGCCGCGCCGATCTCGCGGTCGAGGAGTTTCTGCGCTTCGTGTCGCCGGTGCAGTTCTCCAAGCCGCGCTTCGTCAAGCGCGACATGGAGCTTGGCGGCGCCGCGCTCAAGCGCGGCGACAAGATCATGGCCATGGTGGCGGCCGCCAACATGGACCCGGACGCCAACGAGACCCCCGGGCGGCTCGATCTGGCCCGCCGGCCGAACCGCCATGTGGCGTTCGGCGCCGGCATTCACTTCTGTCTCGGCCATCAGCTTGCGCGCGTCGAGGGCAAATGCGCGCTGGAGGCGCTGTTCAAACGCTGGCCGAAGCTGCGGCTCGCCACAGCGCCCGCGGATATCCGTTGGCGGAAACGGCTCGGCATCCGGGCGCTCGAAGGCCTGCCGGTCGCCGCGCAATGA
- a CDS encoding MFS transporter, whose amino-acid sequence MAGELTYTPRERKMVAWSAILGYAFDFYNLIVIAFLMIPIQKSLNVSQSQTGLIVAGTLAASVLGGILFGWLGDKIGRKNALLWTLLLLALGSLASALAWDFNSLLIFRIITGIGVGGEWGAGMVLLNEVWDNRRRGVGSAIVQAMSSAGTAMASIAATVALTYFDADTAWRVALGVGGLPLLLMLFVRSKMPESRLWQEFKRRESAGELPPEKLAQTTPIVEIFKGASLRYLVVGVIIAGGYIIAYQSISIFMPTLILRDLGGNLGALRAITLWFAAVSAVGMIGGGYISDAFGRRVSIIVATLIGLAGLIAIHSTSATRFPGDYMSWGLFWAYLLWGFGQASIGQFGPWFAELYPVEMRATATSTIFNIGRLIGSMAPYIVPAIIAAGLVGSLRDAMMLGIVGAAISLVFTFLLPETVGRTFAVVEKKER is encoded by the coding sequence ATGGCTGGGGAACTGACTTACACGCCGCGTGAGCGCAAAATGGTCGCGTGGTCCGCGATCCTGGGCTACGCGTTCGACTTCTACAATCTGATCGTGATCGCGTTTCTGATGATCCCGATCCAGAAATCGCTGAACGTCAGTCAATCGCAGACCGGCCTGATCGTCGCCGGCACGCTCGCCGCATCCGTGCTCGGCGGCATCCTGTTCGGCTGGCTCGGCGACAAGATCGGCCGCAAGAACGCGCTGCTCTGGACTTTGCTCCTCCTCGCGCTCGGATCGCTCGCCTCGGCGCTGGCGTGGGACTTCAACTCGCTGCTCATCTTCCGCATCATCACCGGTATCGGCGTCGGTGGCGAATGGGGCGCCGGCATGGTTCTGCTCAACGAGGTCTGGGACAATCGCCGCCGTGGCGTCGGCAGCGCCATCGTGCAGGCGATGTCGTCGGCCGGCACCGCGATGGCCTCGATCGCCGCAACCGTGGCGCTGACCTATTTCGACGCCGACACCGCGTGGCGCGTGGCGCTCGGCGTCGGCGGCCTGCCGCTTCTGCTGATGCTGTTCGTGCGATCGAAGATGCCGGAGTCGCGGCTGTGGCAGGAGTTCAAGCGCCGGGAGAGCGCCGGCGAACTGCCGCCGGAGAAGCTTGCCCAGACCACTCCGATCGTCGAGATATTCAAGGGCGCGTCGCTGCGCTATCTCGTCGTCGGGGTCATCATCGCGGGCGGCTACATCATCGCCTATCAGAGCATCAGCATCTTCATGCCGACGCTGATCCTGCGTGACCTCGGCGGCAATCTCGGTGCGTTGCGCGCCATCACGCTGTGGTTTGCCGCGGTCTCTGCGGTCGGCATGATCGGCGGTGGCTATATCAGCGATGCCTTTGGCCGCAGAGTCTCGATCATCGTCGCGACACTGATCGGGCTCGCAGGCCTCATCGCCATCCACTCAACGAGCGCCACCCGCTTTCCCGGCGACTATATGAGCTGGGGTCTGTTCTGGGCGTATCTGCTCTGGGGGTTCGGCCAGGCCTCGATCGGCCAGTTCGGGCCATGGTTCGCCGAGCTTTACCCGGTCGAGATGCGGGCCACCGCGACCTCGACGATCTTCAACATCGGCCGCCTGATCGGCAGCATGGCGCCCTATATCGTGCCAGCGATCATCGCGGCAGGCCTCGTCGGCTCGCTCCGCGATGCGATGATGCTCGGCATCGTCGGCGCCGCGATCAGCCTCGTCTTCACGTTCTTGCTGCCGGAGACCGTGGGCCGCACCTTTGCGGTGGTCGAGAAGAAAGAGCGCTAA
- a CDS encoding cupin domain-containing protein yields the protein MLKIIDLNTAVAEPMEKGRGSKIKLVNTSLGTETLDVHLNKLVPGGPRGSLHKHSQADNVYIVRSGEGELIADGKSYTVKKDQVVFIPAGMPHSLSNVSDEPFEIFEIYAPAGSKFDFIAC from the coding sequence GTGCTGAAGATCATCGACCTCAACACCGCCGTGGCCGAGCCGATGGAGAAGGGCCGCGGCAGCAAGATCAAACTCGTCAACACGTCGCTCGGCACCGAAACGCTCGACGTGCATTTGAACAAGCTCGTGCCCGGAGGCCCGCGCGGCAGCCTGCACAAGCACAGCCAGGCCGACAACGTCTACATCGTGCGGAGCGGTGAGGGCGAGCTGATCGCGGACGGCAAGTCCTACACCGTCAAGAAGGACCAAGTGGTCTTCATCCCGGCCGGCATGCCGCATTCGCTCAGCAACGTGTCGGACGAGCCGTTCGAGATTTTCGAGATCTACGCGCCGGCCGGCTCGAAGTTCGATTTCATCGCCTGTTAG
- a CDS encoding ornithine cyclodeaminase family protein — MSHPDVLFVSYQDTLKLLSVEDAMRVCEDVYRMHARGSVVLSKPPSFKLDIEEGFHNHWHVKGTLLKDIPVTGVRMYNYYNDGHRNTVGGLDCTRWIALSDPMTGHALAIVDEHLVYGLRSAAAAVIPCKWLGPVSPKVLGLVGIGSMGTNAMRCLLTQYKFEQILVTSRRPESREAFAAEWSKTLGIPVVPKERIEDVVRAADIAVGGTTSSEVMTREAWLKPGAVFISLARREFEPEGWVKVDKVVIDSWEMNYLMPFFKQMVDVGTFTRDKLHGEIHEVVAGTKSGRERADERILIHTTGLVTQDVAICHYLYQQAKGKGLGITLPAARAPV, encoded by the coding sequence ATGAGCCATCCTGATGTGCTTTTCGTTTCCTATCAGGACACGCTGAAGCTTCTCTCCGTCGAAGATGCGATGAGAGTCTGCGAGGACGTCTACCGCATGCATGCGCGCGGCAGTGTCGTGCTGTCGAAGCCGCCGAGTTTCAAGCTCGACATCGAGGAAGGCTTCCACAACCATTGGCACGTCAAGGGCACGCTTCTGAAGGACATCCCGGTGACCGGCGTGCGGATGTACAACTATTACAACGACGGTCATCGCAACACCGTCGGTGGGCTCGATTGCACACGGTGGATCGCTTTGTCCGATCCGATGACCGGTCATGCGCTTGCGATCGTGGACGAGCATCTGGTTTACGGCCTGCGCAGTGCCGCCGCCGCCGTGATCCCTTGCAAGTGGCTCGGTCCGGTTTCGCCGAAGGTGCTGGGACTGGTTGGCATCGGCTCGATGGGCACCAATGCCATGCGCTGCCTTCTCACGCAGTACAAGTTCGAGCAGATCCTGGTGACGTCGCGGCGGCCGGAAAGCCGAGAGGCTTTCGCGGCGGAATGGTCGAAGACTCTCGGCATTCCGGTCGTGCCGAAGGAGCGTATCGAGGATGTGGTTCGTGCGGCCGACATCGCGGTCGGCGGCACCACCTCGTCGGAGGTCATGACCCGCGAGGCTTGGCTCAAGCCTGGCGCGGTGTTCATTTCGCTCGCCCGCCGCGAATTCGAGCCCGAGGGCTGGGTGAAGGTCGACAAAGTGGTGATCGACAGCTGGGAGATGAACTACCTGATGCCGTTCTTCAAGCAGATGGTGGATGTCGGCACCTTCACCCGTGACAAGCTCCACGGCGAGATTCACGAGGTGGTCGCAGGCACCAAGTCCGGCCGCGAGCGGGCCGACGAGCGCATCCTGATCCACACCACTGGGCTCGTCACCCAGGACGTCGCGATCTGCCACTATCTCTATCAGCAGGCCAAAGGTAAGGGCCTGGGCATCACGCTGCCGGCGGCGCGCGCGCCGGTGTAA
- a CDS encoding Bug family tripartite tricarboxylate transporter substrate binding protein, with the protein MKRFSLLAALLLAAGLVIPAYADPAYPTRPVQIVVPYPPGGLTDVLTRAVAERLSKTWPQPVITMNRPGANGGIATLSVAKAPADGYTLLFGTDATLATNLSLYPSVGYDPIKDFAPITTLGTYQLMLVVNKDVPARNFAEFIEYARNHQPPLNFGSVGIGSAHHLAMEMLKSLANINLVHVPYRGGAPATLAQLTGEIPVMFNGPASIKEHVEAGKLRVLAVTGKTRSPAFPDAPTIAESGYPTFNIVNWYGLLAPAGTSPEIVEKVRADVAKVMEQQEFKDWMAKQGIEPLVGGPAEFSALVASEIPRLGAVVKASGAKLE; encoded by the coding sequence TTGAAACGCTTCAGCTTGCTTGCGGCGCTGCTCCTCGCAGCGGGTCTCGTCATTCCGGCCTATGCCGACCCGGCCTATCCAACGAGGCCTGTTCAGATCGTCGTTCCCTATCCGCCGGGCGGGTTGACGGATGTGCTGACGCGCGCCGTCGCTGAGCGGCTTTCCAAGACCTGGCCGCAGCCCGTCATCACGATGAATCGGCCGGGTGCCAACGGCGGCATCGCGACCCTTTCGGTCGCCAAAGCACCCGCCGATGGGTACACGCTGCTGTTCGGTACGGACGCGACGCTCGCGACCAATCTCAGCCTTTATCCGAGCGTCGGCTATGACCCGATCAAGGATTTCGCGCCGATCACGACGCTTGGCACCTACCAGTTGATGCTTGTCGTCAACAAAGACGTGCCGGCCAGGAATTTCGCTGAGTTCATCGAATACGCCCGCAACCATCAGCCGCCGCTCAATTTCGGTTCGGTGGGCATCGGCAGCGCGCACCATCTGGCAATGGAGATGCTGAAGTCGCTTGCGAACATCAATCTGGTGCACGTCCCTTATCGCGGCGGCGCCCCGGCGACACTCGCTCAGCTGACCGGCGAGATCCCGGTGATGTTCAATGGTCCGGCATCGATTAAAGAGCATGTCGAAGCGGGCAAGCTGCGCGTGCTCGCGGTGACGGGCAAAACCAGATCGCCGGCGTTTCCCGACGCGCCGACCATCGCGGAGTCCGGCTACCCGACCTTCAATATCGTGAACTGGTACGGCCTGCTGGCTCCGGCCGGAACGTCGCCGGAGATCGTGGAGAAGGTCAGGGCAGATGTCGCCAAGGTGATGGAGCAGCAGGAGTTCAAGGATTGGATGGCGAAGCAGGGCATCGAGCCGCTGGTCGGCGGCCCGGCTGAGTTCAGCGCGCTCGTTGCTTCGGAAATCCCAAGGCTGGGCGCCGTGGTGAAAGCATCCGGCGCAAAGCTGGAGTAG
- a CDS encoding Bug family tripartite tricarboxylate transporter substrate binding protein, giving the protein MTRRGVCVLGLLAMLAATPAQAADWPTRTVTVVVPYAPGGFTDILARLASKHLSEKFNQPFVIENRLGAGGSIGATYVANAAPDGYTLLFGSASQFGVSPYIQKVGYEPDSFAPASVFGTIPFLLGIKASLPAKTVPEFVAYAKANPGKLNYATAGSGATSHLLGAGFGARAGIDIVHVPFKGSAQATAALVQGTVEMAWTGVSDMAAQMTNENIRVLAISSAKRLSSLPDIPSISEFYPGFALDTWNGFFAPRGTPREIVEKISQGTIEAAKQPDIGKRFVDLGIDPKTTTPEELAEIIKRDQSVYSGLLKAAGLVPPVAN; this is encoded by the coding sequence GTGACGCGACGGGGTGTCTGTGTTCTTGGCTTGCTGGCGATGCTCGCTGCAACTCCGGCGCAAGCTGCCGACTGGCCGACACGAACCGTCACTGTGGTCGTGCCCTACGCGCCCGGCGGCTTCACCGACATCCTGGCGAGACTCGCCTCGAAGCATCTGTCGGAAAAATTCAACCAGCCTTTTGTGATCGAGAACCGGCTCGGCGCAGGCGGCTCCATTGGCGCAACCTACGTCGCCAATGCCGCGCCTGACGGCTACACGCTTCTGTTTGGCTCGGCTTCGCAGTTCGGCGTTTCGCCGTACATCCAGAAGGTGGGCTACGAACCGGACTCATTCGCGCCGGCTTCGGTGTTCGGCACGATCCCGTTCCTGCTCGGCATCAAGGCGTCGCTTCCGGCCAAGACCGTGCCGGAATTCGTCGCGTATGCGAAAGCCAATCCGGGAAAACTCAACTATGCAACCGCGGGCAGCGGCGCGACCAGCCATCTTCTGGGCGCGGGGTTCGGCGCACGCGCGGGCATCGACATTGTCCACGTGCCGTTCAAGGGCTCGGCCCAGGCCACTGCCGCGCTGGTGCAGGGCACCGTGGAGATGGCCTGGACCGGCGTGTCCGACATGGCGGCGCAGATGACCAACGAAAATATCCGCGTGCTCGCGATCTCGTCGGCGAAGCGGCTTTCGAGCCTTCCCGACATCCCATCGATTTCAGAATTCTACCCGGGCTTCGCGCTGGATACCTGGAACGGATTTTTCGCGCCGCGCGGCACACCGCGCGAGATCGTCGAGAAAATTTCGCAAGGCACCATCGAAGCGGCGAAGCAGCCCGATATCGGCAAGCGTTTCGTCGATCTCGGCATCGATCCCAAGACCACAACGCCGGAAGAACTCGCCGAGATCATCAAGCGCGATCAATCGGTGTATAGCGGCTTGTTGAAGGCCGCGGGCCTGGTGCCGCCAGTCGCAAATTGA
- a CDS encoding MFS transporter: MHAPVPKSQAAKRTLPTSAMTVFSFLAAVLLAASSAAPTPLYPLYQQSLHLSPLMITTVFAVYAFSLLVALLTVGSLSDHIGRKPVIVASLLLNVGAMLLFVRTNDLAHLLFARAVQGLSVGTGITVLGAAILDTNKRHGPLLNSVFIFLGLTVGALGSGLLVAFAPNPMHLIFEVLLAVTAVLFVALWAMPETTAGKAGAWASLRPHVAVPVQSRAALLRLTPGNVAVWAFGAFYLALMPAIVATAMHASSALTGGVVVATLMATAAMTVAGARSLKPRLLVQVGTVMLSLGAAISLFGIEQQAVGALFAGTIVAGVGFGASFSGSLQSLLPTAHADQRAGLLSAFYVQCYLAFSLPAIAAGLAIPRIGLANTAYIYGGGVIVLALISMVAALFGGDTTHTRTDR, encoded by the coding sequence ATGCACGCGCCCGTTCCCAAATCGCAGGCGGCCAAGCGCACCCTGCCGACCAGCGCGATGACGGTGTTCAGCTTTCTTGCTGCGGTGTTGCTTGCGGCATCGAGCGCCGCGCCAACGCCGCTTTATCCGCTCTATCAGCAGTCGCTGCACTTGAGCCCGCTGATGATCACAACGGTGTTTGCGGTCTACGCCTTCAGCTTGCTGGTTGCGCTGCTGACTGTCGGGAGCCTCTCGGACCACATCGGGCGAAAGCCTGTCATTGTCGCTTCGCTCCTGCTGAACGTCGGCGCGATGCTGCTGTTCGTGCGGACCAACGATCTCGCGCATCTGTTGTTTGCCCGCGCGGTCCAGGGGCTTTCGGTCGGCACGGGCATCACGGTGCTTGGTGCTGCGATCCTCGACACCAACAAGCGACACGGCCCGCTGCTCAACAGCGTGTTCATCTTTCTGGGCTTGACCGTCGGAGCGCTCGGCTCGGGCCTGCTGGTCGCGTTCGCGCCCAATCCCATGCATCTCATCTTCGAGGTTCTGCTCGCAGTGACGGCTGTGCTTTTCGTCGCGCTGTGGGCCATGCCGGAGACCACCGCCGGCAAGGCCGGCGCGTGGGCGTCGTTGCGACCCCACGTCGCCGTGCCTGTTCAATCGCGGGCCGCGCTGCTCCGGCTGACGCCGGGCAACGTCGCGGTGTGGGCGTTCGGTGCGTTCTACCTGGCGCTGATGCCCGCCATCGTCGCGACCGCAATGCATGCTTCATCGGCGCTGACCGGCGGCGTAGTGGTCGCCACCTTGATGGCGACCGCGGCGATGACGGTCGCGGGCGCGCGCAGCCTCAAGCCGCGGCTTCTGGTTCAGGTCGGCACCGTGATGCTGTCGCTTGGTGCCGCAATTTCGCTGTTCGGCATCGAGCAGCAGGCGGTCGGTGCGCTGTTCGCCGGCACGATCGTCGCGGGTGTCGGCTTCGGCGCGAGCTTCTCCGGCTCGCTGCAATCGCTGTTGCCGACCGCCCATGCCGATCAGCGGGCAGGGCTGCTGTCCGCCTTCTACGTGCAGTGCTATCTGGCCTTCAGCCTGCCGGCGATCGCGGCCGGTCTCGCGATCCCGCGCATCGGGCTCGCCAACACCGCATACATCTATGGCGGCGGGGTTATCGTGCTGGCGTTGATTTCGATGGTTGCCGCGCTGTTCGGCGGCGACACGACGCATACCAGAACCGATCGTTAA
- a CDS encoding multidrug efflux RND transporter permease subunit — translation MNISAPFIHRPIATVLLMAGLLLCGLVTYRLLPVAALPNVNYPTIQVTAQLPGADPDTMASSVATPLEQQFSQIPGLTQLTSSSALGFTQLTVQFDLSRDVDSAATDVLAAINAASPFLPQNIPYPPTIKKVNPAETPVLQIALTSDSLPLTTIDAYAESILEPKMSQVPGVGQVSVGGQQKPAIRVQVNPEALANRGISMEDVRNVLTQANVDLPKGTLNSPQQTYTLNTNDQVIKPDAYNDLIVAYRNGSPVRIRDIGNAVEGPENDLLAGWYNGQRAISLQVQRQPGANVIETVDRVKALLPQLQASMPPSIKLHIVSDRTQTIRASVSDVQFTLILTIALVVMVIFLFLRNFWATVIPAVTVPLSLIGTFAVLYALNYSLDNLSLMALSIATGFVVDDAVVVIENIVRYLEEGMSPMEAALKGSSEIGFTIVSITLSLIAVFIPLFLMGGYIGKLFQEFAIAVSVSLVISLIVSLTLTPMMCSRLLKHNGGQHGRLYRLSEKGFDALLAVYDAGLKVALRHRFITLMVMLGTIGLTGYLYVVIPKGFFPQQDTGVIVGIAEAAQDISFPAMSDRVKAVSAVVQKDPAVYSVVAYIGAGGATATLNQGRMFITLKPQSERDVTADQVIARLNTKIANIQGIRLYMQASQDITVGARLSKTQYQYTLTDADQNELNHWTAVFLDKLKTIPGITDVASDQQNAGPRLNVTVNREVASSFGILPQTVDNTLDDAFGQRIVSTMFTPLNQYHVVLEVDPRFQTGPDALRNIYVNSSTGQQVPLSTLVKSNLTAAPIVINHQGMFPSATISFNLKPGVALGDAVAAIRAFEQQSGKPASLVTAFQGNANAFLSALSGEVLLVAASLMVIYIILGVLYESFIHPITILSTLPSAGIGALLLLMAVHMDLSVIAIIGIILLIGIVKKNGIMLVDFALHLERNEGASPEQSIYKACLLRFRPILMTTMAALLGGVPLMLGSGAGSEIRQPLGYAIVGGLLLSQVLTLFTTPVVYLYLERLTRWFGERRVTESVPVPAE, via the coding sequence ATGAATATCTCCGCACCCTTCATTCACCGGCCGATCGCAACCGTGCTACTGATGGCAGGCCTGCTGCTGTGCGGGCTTGTGACCTACCGGCTGCTGCCGGTCGCGGCGCTGCCCAACGTCAACTATCCGACCATCCAGGTGACGGCGCAGCTTCCCGGCGCTGATCCCGACACCATGGCGTCGTCGGTCGCGACGCCGCTGGAGCAGCAGTTCTCGCAGATCCCGGGCCTCACCCAGCTCACCTCGTCGAGCGCGCTGGGATTCACCCAGCTCACCGTGCAGTTCGACTTGAGTCGCGACGTCGACAGCGCGGCGACCGACGTGCTGGCCGCGATCAACGCGGCGTCTCCGTTCCTGCCGCAGAACATCCCGTATCCGCCGACCATCAAGAAGGTCAATCCGGCTGAGACGCCGGTTCTCCAGATCGCGCTCACCTCCGACAGCCTGCCGCTGACAACGATCGACGCTTATGCGGAAAGCATCCTCGAGCCGAAGATGTCGCAGGTGCCCGGCGTCGGCCAGGTCAGTGTCGGCGGCCAGCAGAAGCCAGCGATCCGCGTCCAGGTGAATCCAGAGGCGCTCGCCAACCGCGGCATCTCGATGGAGGACGTCCGCAACGTGCTGACGCAGGCCAATGTCGACCTGCCGAAGGGGACCCTGAACAGCCCGCAGCAGACCTACACGCTCAACACCAACGACCAGGTGATCAAGCCCGACGCCTATAACGACCTGATCGTGGCCTATCGCAACGGCTCGCCGGTGCGCATCCGCGACATCGGCAACGCCGTCGAAGGACCTGAGAACGACCTGCTCGCGGGCTGGTACAACGGCCAGCGCGCCATCTCGCTTCAGGTCCAGCGCCAGCCCGGCGCCAACGTCATCGAGACGGTGGACCGCGTCAAGGCGCTGCTGCCGCAGCTCCAGGCCTCCATGCCGCCGTCGATCAAGCTGCATATCGTCTCGGACCGCACCCAGACGATCCGCGCTTCGGTCAGCGACGTGCAGTTCACGCTGATACTCACCATCGCGCTGGTCGTGATGGTGATCTTCCTGTTTCTCCGCAATTTCTGGGCGACCGTCATCCCGGCCGTCACCGTGCCGCTGTCGCTGATCGGAACCTTCGCGGTGCTCTATGCGCTGAACTACAGCCTCGACAATCTCTCGCTGATGGCGCTGTCGATCGCGACCGGCTTCGTGGTCGACGACGCCGTGGTCGTGATCGAGAACATCGTCCGCTACCTCGAAGAGGGCATGAGCCCGATGGAGGCCGCGCTCAAGGGATCGAGCGAGATCGGCTTCACCATCGTGTCGATCACGCTGTCGCTCATTGCCGTGTTCATTCCGCTGTTCCTGATGGGTGGGTATATCGGCAAGCTGTTTCAGGAGTTCGCCATTGCGGTGAGCGTTTCGCTGGTGATCTCGCTCATCGTCTCGCTCACGCTGACACCGATGATGTGCTCGCGCCTGCTCAAGCACAATGGCGGACAGCATGGACGGCTCTATCGGCTGTCGGAGAAGGGCTTCGATGCGCTGCTCGCGGTCTACGACGCCGGCCTCAAGGTCGCGCTGCGGCACAGATTCATCACCCTGATGGTGATGCTCGGCACCATCGGGCTCACCGGATACCTTTATGTGGTCATTCCCAAGGGCTTCTTCCCGCAGCAGGACACCGGCGTCATCGTCGGCATCGCCGAGGCGGCGCAGGATATCTCGTTCCCGGCGATGTCGGATCGCGTAAAAGCCGTGTCCGCGGTGGTCCAGAAGGATCCGGCCGTGTACTCAGTCGTCGCCTATATCGGCGCGGGCGGCGCCACCGCGACACTCAACCAGGGGCGCATGTTCATCACGCTCAAGCCGCAGTCGGAGCGCGACGTCACCGCCGACCAGGTGATCGCCCGCCTGAACACCAAGATCGCCAACATCCAGGGCATCAGGCTCTATATGCAGGCCTCGCAGGACATCACGGTCGGCGCGCGGCTCTCCAAGACGCAGTATCAATACACGCTCACCGATGCCGACCAGAACGAGCTCAATCACTGGACGGCGGTGTTCCTCGACAAGCTCAAGACCATTCCGGGCATCACCGACGTCGCCTCCGACCAGCAGAACGCCGGGCCGCGCCTCAACGTGACGGTCAATCGCGAGGTGGCGTCGAGTTTCGGCATCCTGCCCCAGACCGTGGACAACACGCTCGACGATGCCTTCGGCCAGCGCATCGTCTCGACCATGTTCACGCCGCTCAACCAGTACCACGTCGTGCTCGAGGTCGATCCGCGCTTCCAGACAGGCCCGGACGCGCTCCGCAACATCTACGTGAACTCATCCACCGGCCAGCAGGTGCCGCTGAGCACGCTGGTCAAGAGCAATCTCACGGCGGCGCCGATCGTGATCAATCACCAGGGCATGTTTCCGTCGGCGACGATTTCCTTCAACTTGAAGCCCGGCGTGGCGCTCGGCGACGCGGTCGCGGCGATCCGCGCCTTCGAGCAGCAGAGCGGCAAGCCGGCCTCGCTGGTCACCGCGTTCCAGGGCAACGCCAATGCCTTCCTGTCGGCGTTGTCCGGCGAGGTGCTCCTGGTCGCAGCATCGCTGATGGTGATCTACATCATTCTCGGCGTGCTCTATGAGAGCTTCATCCACCCGATCACCATCCTGTCGACCCTGCCGTCGGCCGGCATCGGCGCGCTGCTGCTTTTGATGGCAGTGCACATGGACCTCAGCGTCATTGCGATCATCGGCATCATTCTCCTGATCGGTATCGTCAAGAAGAACGGCATCATGCTGGTCGACTTCGCGCTGCATCTGGAGCGCAACGAAGGCGCGAGCCCGGAGCAATCGATCTACAAAGCGTGCCTGCTGCGCTTTCGCCCGATCCTGATGACCACCATGGCGGCGTTGCTCGGCGGCGTGCCGCTGATGCTCGGTTCCGGCGCCGGATCGGAAATCCGCCAGCCGCTCGGCTATGCGATCGTCGGCGGGCTGTTGCTGTCGCAGGTGCTGACGCTGTTCACCACGCCGGTCGTCTATCTCTATCTCGAACGCCTGACGCGCTGGTTCGGCGAGCGGCGAGTGACCGAGAGTGTTCCGGTTCCGGCCGAATAG